In Pedobacter heparinus DSM 2366, the following are encoded in one genomic region:
- a CDS encoding efflux RND transporter periplasmic adaptor subunit: protein MQNTLKNIGMSITLSVALFLSSCTEQVKETPKDEKFELTDAVLERLQIDTVKGADNQTDINFSAKITANEEKMAKIYPMVSGQLQNVPAKLGDRVDKGQLLATMTSAEMAGFDKEAISSSAELRNAQHNLKLTEDLYNSGLASARELEQAKNELLVKQAEDKRSRSILNLNGGNKNGIYTLRSPLSGFIIEKNVTSNMQVRPDNNQNLFTVADLSDVWALINIYESDISKVKEGDEVNISILSYPDKPFKGRISKIYNMLDNDSKVMNARVLINNPGYLLKPGMMASVQINTKNGTSLPSVNANCLIFDNNKYFVLVLDKVKKIRIQEIELGRKFEDKTYVSKGLNAGDRVVASKQLFLYDSLKP, encoded by the coding sequence ATGCAAAATACATTAAAAAACATCGGTATGTCCATCACTTTGTCTGTTGCGCTGTTCCTATCCAGCTGCACAGAACAGGTAAAAGAAACGCCTAAAGATGAAAAGTTTGAACTGACTGACGCAGTGCTGGAAAGACTGCAGATAGATACGGTAAAAGGTGCCGATAACCAGACCGACATCAACTTCTCGGCAAAAATTACGGCCAACGAAGAAAAAATGGCTAAAATATACCCCATGGTAAGCGGACAGCTACAAAATGTACCGGCAAAGCTGGGCGACCGTGTAGACAAGGGACAGTTACTGGCTACCATGACAAGTGCCGAAATGGCCGGCTTTGACAAAGAGGCCATCAGCTCTTCGGCTGAATTAAGAAATGCACAGCACAACCTGAAACTTACTGAAGACCTGTACAATAGCGGCCTTGCATCAGCCCGGGAACTGGAACAGGCCAAAAATGAACTGCTGGTAAAACAAGCTGAAGATAAAAGGAGCCGTTCTATTCTGAACCTCAACGGGGGCAATAAAAATGGGATATATACCTTAAGATCACCTTTATCTGGTTTTATCATCGAAAAAAATGTAACCAGTAACATGCAGGTAAGGCCAGACAACAACCAAAATCTGTTTACGGTGGCCGACCTTTCCGATGTATGGGCCCTGATCAACATTTATGAAAGCGATATCTCTAAGGTAAAAGAAGGTGACGAAGTGAACATTTCCATTCTTTCCTATCCGGACAAACCTTTTAAAGGCAGGATCAGTAAGATCTATAACATGCTCGACAACGACAGTAAAGTAATGAATGCACGGGTGCTGATCAACAATCCCGGTTATTTACTAAAACCAGGCATGATGGCCAGTGTACAGATCAATACAAAAAACGGGACCAGTTTACCCTCGGTAAATGCCAATTGTCTCATTTTCGACAACAATAAATATTTTGTACTGGTGCTGGACAAAGTAAAGAAAATCAGGATCCAGGAAATAGAGCTGGGCAGGAAATTTGAAGACAAAACCTATGTGAGCAAAGGGCTGAATGCCGGCGACCGTGTGGTAGCTTCTAAACAGCTCTTCCTTTACGATAGCCTCAAACCATAA
- a CDS encoding TolC family protein, giving the protein MVRISLKRKTLLSILLLLLTAVTVTAQSQNTIQLSLKEAEKLFVQNNYQLLVQQYQTDQARAEVITARLFDNPEISYENLLYNPETRRFLGTSWATGQYQASVSQLIRLAGKRNKNIQLAASGVKMAEYQYFDLMRSLRFNLSSTFYKTYYNQQSAKVYEQQINSLKLLLSANEQQLKLGNVALKDIIRIRSLLYTLQGEYSTLMNEIEDSQTELKMLTSLPANSDLLLLVSPEEEQNYQPDKQAYTNLLDSARNNRADLQLAKSGITYAENNLRLQKANAVPDVELSLSYDMKGSYPENYTGIGIKMPLPLFNRNQGELKKARIALEAGKTQLRQQDAQLENEVYNSYTSALRTENLYQGFDKNFNADFDKLIAEVIKNFKNRNISLIEFLDFYDSYKASTLQMNNLRYERMNAKEEINFVTGSNIFK; this is encoded by the coding sequence AAAACCCTGTTGAGCATACTGTTGCTGTTACTTACAGCGGTAACTGTAACAGCCCAGTCGCAAAATACCATTCAGCTCAGTTTAAAAGAGGCTGAAAAACTTTTTGTACAAAATAACTATCAGCTCCTTGTTCAGCAATACCAAACCGATCAGGCCCGGGCCGAAGTAATTACTGCCCGCTTGTTTGACAATCCTGAAATCAGTTATGAAAACCTGTTGTACAATCCTGAAACCAGGAGATTTCTGGGTACAAGCTGGGCCACCGGCCAGTACCAGGCCTCGGTATCACAACTGATCAGGCTGGCAGGGAAGCGGAATAAAAACATCCAGCTGGCCGCATCCGGGGTTAAAATGGCCGAATATCAGTACTTTGACCTGATGCGTAGCCTGCGCTTTAACCTCAGTTCTACTTTCTACAAAACCTATTACAACCAGCAGTCGGCCAAAGTTTACGAACAACAGATCAACTCGTTAAAGCTGCTGCTAAGCGCCAATGAGCAACAGTTAAAACTGGGCAATGTAGCCCTTAAAGACATCATCAGGATCAGATCCCTGCTTTATACCCTGCAAGGTGAGTACAGCACCCTGATGAATGAAATTGAAGATTCACAAACGGAACTTAAAATGCTGACCAGCCTGCCGGCAAATTCCGATCTGTTGCTGCTTGTATCTCCGGAGGAAGAGCAAAATTATCAACCTGACAAACAGGCATATACCAATTTACTGGATTCGGCACGAAACAACCGTGCAGACCTGCAGCTGGCTAAAAGCGGAATTACCTATGCAGAAAACAACCTCAGATTACAAAAGGCCAATGCCGTACCCGATGTAGAGCTTTCACTGAGTTATGATATGAAAGGAAGTTATCCCGAAAACTATACGGGTATAGGCATTAAAATGCCCTTGCCACTGTTCAACCGCAACCAGGGAGAACTTAAAAAAGCCAGGATTGCCCTGGAAGCCGGGAAAACCCAATTACGGCAACAGGATGCACAACTGGAAAATGAAGTATACAACAGCTATACCTCGGCCCTGCGTACCGAAAACTTATATCAGGGTTTTGACAAGAATTTCAATGCTGATTTTGATAAGCTGATTGCCGAAGTGATCAAAAATTTCAAAAACCGAAACATCAGCCTTATTGAGTTTTTGGACTTCTACGACTCCTACAAGGCCAGCACCCTGCAGATGAATAACTTAAGATACGAACGTATGAACGCCAAAGAAGAAATCAATTTTGTAACCGGATCTAACATTTTTAAATAA